One part of the Eubalaena glacialis isolate mEubGla1 chromosome 19, mEubGla1.1.hap2.+ XY, whole genome shotgun sequence genome encodes these proteins:
- the EFNB3 gene encoding ephrin-B3 has translation MGAPQSGPGGVRVGALLLLGFLGLVSGLSLEPVYWNSANKRFQAEGGYVLYPQIGDRLDLLCPRARPPGPHSSPNYEFYKLYLVGGAQGRRCEAPPAPNLLLTCDRPDLDLRFTIKFQEYSPNLWGHEFRSHHDYYIIATSDGTREGLESLQGGVCLTRGMKVLLRVGQSPRGGAAPRKPVSEMPMEKDRGVAHSLEPGKENTAGDPTSNATSRGAEGPLPPPSMPAVAGAAGGLALLLLGVAGAGGAMCWRRRRAKPSESRHPGPGSFGRGGSLALGGGGGMGPREAEPGELGIALRGGGAADPPFCPHYEKVSGDYGHPVYIVQDGPPQSPPNIYYKV, from the exons ATGGGGGCCCCCCAGTCTGGGCCGGGGGGCGTGCGAGTCGGGGCCCTGCTGCTGCTCGGTTTTTTGGGGCTGGTGTCTGGGCTCAGCCTGGAGCCCGTCTACTGGAATTCGGCGAATAAGAG gttccaggcagagggtggTTACGTGCTCTACCCTCAGATCGGGGACCGGCTAGACCTGCTCTGCCCCCGGGCCCGGCCTCCTGGCCCCCACTCCTCTCCTAATTACGAGTTCTACAAGCTGTATCTGGTAGGGGGTGCCCAGGGCCGGCGCTGTGAGGCACCCCCTGCCCCAAACCTCCTTCTCACTTGTGACCGGCCAGATCTGGATCTCCGCTTCACCATCAAGTTCCAGGAGTATAGCCCTAACCTCTGGGGCCACGAGTTCCGCTCACACCACGATTACTACATAATTG CCACATCGGATGGAACCCGGGAAGGCCTGGAGAGCTTGCAGGGAGGTGTGTGCCTCACTAGAGGCATGAAGGTGCTTCTTCGAGTGGGACAAA GTCCCCGAGGAGGGGCTGCCCCCCGAAAGCCTGTGTCTGAAATGCCCATGGAAAAAGACCGAGGGGTGGCCCAcagcctggagcctgggaaggagAACACAGCAG GTGACCCCACCAGCAATGCAACCTCCCGGGGTGCTGAaggccccctgccccctcccagcatGCCCGCAGTGGCCGGGGCAGCAGGGGGGCTGGCGCTGCTCTTGCTGGgcgtggcaggggctgggggtgccaTGTGTTGGCGGAGACGGCGGGCCAAGCCTTCGGAGAGTCGCCACCCTGGTCCTGGCTCCTTCGGGAGGGGAGGTTCTCTGGccctggggggtggaggtgggatgggacctagggaggctgagcctggggaGCTAGGGATAGCTCTGCGGGGCGGTGGGGCTGCAGACCCCCCCTTCTGTCCCCACTATGAGAAGGTGAGTGGTGACTATGGGCATCCTGTGTACATCGTGCAGGATGGGCCCCCCCAGAGCCCTCCAAACATCTACTACAAGGTATGA
- the WRAP53 gene encoding telomerase Cajal body protein 1 → MKTPEAPLFAPDCLPSDRAPAPAPLSPQASPMDKNTDPELMPPTPDGDDPPRVSPDPMAVSAVSQELEEGDPASLSIPLETGFGIPSGLSPRVEEQELSENVSLPAEETNRPELGPGEDVEGVSEEPAAEDEGYTVWNYSFSQVPRFLSGSWSEFSTQPENFLKGCKWAPDGSCILTNSADNILRIYNLPPELYNEGEQLEYAEMAPVLRMVEGDTIYDYCWYSLMSSAQPDTSYVASSSRENPIHIWDAFTGELRASFRSYNHLDELTAAHSLCFSPDGSQLFCGFNRTVRIFSTSRPGRDCEVRATFAKKQGQSGIISCIAFSPTQPLYACGSYGRSLGLYTWDDGSPLALLGGHQGGITHLCFHPDGNRFFSGARKDAELLCWDLRQPGRPLWSLSREVTTNQRIYFDLDPSGQFLVTGSTSGAVSVWDTGGAGPEGKPEPVLSFLPQKDCTNGVSLHPSLPLLATGSGQRVFPEPTESGDEGEEEVDLPLLSMRHVHLECQLQLWWCGGGPDTSVPDAHQAEKGQGGTEEVGREFI, encoded by the exons ATGAAGACACCGGAGGCGCCACTGTTTGCTCCGGACTGCCTTCCTTCAGACCgggccccagctccagcccctctcTCTCCTCAGGCTTCCCCGATGGATAAAAATACGGACCCTGAACTGATGCCACCGACACCCGATGGCGATGATCCGCCCCGGGTGTCCCCAGATCCCATGGCTGTCTCAGCTGTGtcccaggagctggaggagggggacccagcttctctctccatTCCCCTGGAAACAGGGTTTGGTATTCCTAGTGGGTTGAGCCCTCGAGTCGAAGAGCAAGAACTTTCTGAAAATGTGAGCCTTCCTGCAGAAGAAACGAACAGGCCAGAGTTGGGGCCCGGAGAAGACGTGGAAGGTGTGTCTGAGGAACCCGCTGCAGAGGATGAGGGATACAC CGTCTGGAACTACAGCTTCTCCCAGGTACCTCGGTTTCTCAGCGGTTCCTGGTCAGAGTTCAGCACCCAACCTGAGAACTTCTTGAAAGGCTGTAAGTG GGCCCCTGATGGTTCCTGCATCTTGACCAATAGTGCTGATAACATCCTGCGGATTTATAACCTGCCCCCAGAGCTGTACAATGAGGGGGAGCAGCTGGAATATGCAGAAATG GCCCCCGTCCTTCGAATGGTGGAAGGCGACACCATCTATGATTACTGCTGGTATTCTCTGATGTCTTCAGCCCAACCAGACACCTCCTA CGTGGCCAGCAGCAGCCGGGAGAACCCGATTCACATCTGGGATGCCTTCACTGGAGAGCTCCGGGCTTCCTTTCGCTCCTACAACCACCTG GACGAGCTGACGGCAGCCCACTCGCTCTGCTTCTCCCCGGATGGCTCCCAGCTCTTCTGTGGCTTCAACCGGACTGTGCGTATCTTCTCCACGTCCCGGCCCGGCCGCGACTGTGAGGTCCGAGCCACGTTTG CAAAAAAGCAGGGCCAGAGCGGCATCATCTCCTGCATAGCCTTCAGTCCAACCCAGCCCCTCTATGCCTGTGGCTCCTACGGGCGCTCCCTGGGTCTGTACACCTGGGATGATGGCTCCCCTCTTGCCTTGCTGGGAGGGCACCAAGGGGGCATCACCCACCTCTGTTTCCACCCCGATGGGAATCGCTTCTTTTCAGGAGCCCGTAAG GATGCCGAGCTTCTGTGCTGGGATCTCCGGCAGCCTGGGCGTCCACTGTGGTCCCTGAGTCGTGAAGTGACCACCAATCAGCGCATCTACTTTGATCTGGACCC gAGCGGGCAGTTCCTAGTGACCGGCAGCACTAGTGGGGCTGTCTCTGTGTGGGACACCGGCGGGGCTGGGCCTGAGGGGAAGCCGGAGCCAGTGCTGAGTTTCCTGCCCCAGAAGGACTGCACCAATGGAGTGAG CCTGCACCCTAGTCTGCCTCTGCTGGCCACTGGCTCCGGTCAGCGTGTGTTTCCGGAGCCCACGGAGAGTGGGgacgagggggaggaggaggtggaccTTCCCCTGCTCTCCATGCGCCACGTCCACCTTGAATGTCAGCTTCAGCTCTGGTGGTGTGGGGGCGGCCCGGATACCAGTGTCCCTGATGCTCACCAGGCCGAGAAGGGAcagggagggacagaggaagtTGGGCGTGAGTTTATATAA